Proteins co-encoded in one Ruficoccus amylovorans genomic window:
- a CDS encoding PIN domain-containing protein encodes MKKLIIDANVILRFLRADHPEHFAAASKLFEQAESGKVRLVLLAPVLAEVVFVLTSVYECGRKEIAEALQPFLFHGGIDCPESAVLADALKRFASTKIDLMDCYVAAAAVASDYAVCSFDRDFRKFSDIDWQQPGS; translated from the coding sequence ATGAAAAAGCTGATTATCGATGCCAATGTGATCCTGCGTTTTTTGCGGGCCGATCACCCGGAGCACTTCGCCGCCGCCAGTAAGCTGTTCGAGCAGGCCGAGAGCGGCAAAGTCCGTCTGGTCCTGCTGGCCCCGGTATTGGCCGAAGTGGTGTTTGTGCTGACTTCGGTTTACGAGTGCGGGCGCAAGGAGATCGCGGAGGCCTTGCAGCCCTTTTTGTTTCATGGCGGCATCGATTGTCCAGAGAGCGCTGTGCTGGCCGATGCGCTCAAGCGTTTCGCCTCCACCAAGATCGACCTGATGGACTGCTACGTGGCTGCCGCCGCTGTGGCGAGCGACTACGCCGTTTGTTCATTCGACCGCGATTTCCGCAAGTTCTCCGATATCGACTGGCAGCAGCCCGGCAGCTAA
- a CDS encoding TA system VapC family ribonuclease toxin, which translates to MVLPDNNILINAFRPDSPHHQVARQWLEDSLNAGRSIRLFPTVEAGFLRVVTHPKIFSPASPLEEASAFLRVLCSCPTVEICPWTPSARERWCELCASPKMSGNDCNDAMLVAICLYRGLQLVTFDQGFRRFPGLQLLLLDAE; encoded by the coding sequence ATGGTTCTGCCCGACAACAACATCCTGATCAACGCGTTTCGCCCGGACAGCCCGCACCATCAAGTGGCCCGGCAATGGCTGGAGGACAGTCTGAACGCGGGACGGTCCATTCGCTTGTTCCCCACGGTGGAAGCCGGTTTTCTGCGCGTGGTAACGCATCCGAAAATCTTCTCGCCAGCCAGTCCCTTGGAGGAAGCCTCGGCGTTTCTACGCGTACTGTGCTCATGCCCAACGGTGGAAATTTGCCCATGGACCCCATCGGCCCGCGAACGCTGGTGTGAGCTTTGCGCGTCTCCGAAAATGAGCGGGAACGATTGCAACGATGCCATGCTCGTCGCCATTTGCTTGTATCGCGGCCTCCAACTGGTCACGTTTGATCAGGGCTTCCGGCGTTTCCCTGGCCTTCAACTCCTGTTGCTGGACGCTGAATGA
- a CDS encoding AbrB/MazE/SpoVT family DNA-binding domain-containing protein, which translates to MELMSTVTSKGQTTVPLEVRRRLGLGPRQKIVYVVEDDGVRIKAAGKGLMSVAGALSGGKAFVGKEAERASYRAARAKRIK; encoded by the coding sequence ATGGAATTAATGTCAACAGTCACGTCCAAGGGGCAGACGACGGTTCCGCTGGAAGTGCGTCGTCGCCTGGGGCTCGGCCCCCGGCAGAAGATCGTCTACGTCGTGGAAGACGACGGGGTGCGCATCAAGGCGGCGGGCAAGGGGCTGATGAGCGTCGCCGGGGCCTTGTCCGGCGGCAAAGCGTTCGTCGGCAAGGAAGCGGAACGGGCGAGCTACCGCGCCGCCCGTGCCAAGCGAATCAAGTAG
- a CDS encoding beta strand repeat-containing protein encodes MNARFDACAKWAMAPLFSMLLACPSGYASFTASGHIIPNNIDWTQSTVSVSSNLYVAYSANGSLIVDGGSILSNTYGYIGFNPGATGEVTVTGSGSTWTNNGNLYVGNSGNGKLTIAAGASVSDSTVYIGNGAVSSGEVTVTGDGSTWTNSNYLYVGYIGDGTLTIEDGADVSSAYGYIGYFSGSSGDVTVTGAGSTWTNVNSLAVGHSGDGTLTIAEGASVSNTYGYIGYASGSSGGVTVTGEDSTWTNSSKLYVGNSGSGTLSIEDGASVSNTDGYIGYALSSISDVTVTGVGSTWTNAGVLNVGYSGSGTLSIAAGASVSNTYGYIGYTSGSSGVVTVTGVGSTWTNSSRLYVGSTGSGTLSIEDGASVSNTDGYIGYASGSSGVVTVTGEDSIWTNANNLYVGSTGSGTLTIEAGASVSSGASYLGYYASGSGEATVTGAGSTWTNSGVLHVGYSGPSTLTIADGASVSNTNGYIAYGTTASISEATVTGAGSTWTNSGTLYVGHNGSGTLAIADGASVGVTGTTYVSYNTGSTGSIAFNGGSLSTSGFYADASELSGTGTISANGLVGSGFDSFVFDNSSVASINKVDGEDTLTITVTADGIKTANIGTGIDVINGAQVTFARGYLGYASGDSTAATVSGNGSALTTSSELYVGYNGASTLTIADGGSVSNTTATSGYIGYATGASGEVTVTGEGSTWTNSGTLYVGYNGSGTLAIADGASVGVAGTTYVSYNTASTGSIAFDGGSLSTKGFYANASELSGTGTISANGLIGSGFDSFVFDNSSVASINKVDGEDTLTVTVTADGTNTADIGTSFDVINGAQVFFAGAYLGYASGDSAVATVSGIGSGLTTSSTLYVGNFGTGTLTVSEGASVSSQSIRIGNGIGTTSEVTVSGNGSALTTSSTLYVGSSGTGTLTIADHAKVTTGSALRVYNSSSALNLGLSGSNDTLLKIGSESVPSAGLVNNGTVNAFAIGSMAAGVYTPIEIGSSATYSGTGSYRAFGGTWVVSSSSYTLTINELTASSYGAYSGPLAGLRLAYGNGDLIVALASDSAGTDFSVTEITDTELENLVAAYSLSSTDADIDDALLCFNVSGYLDDYVLLYRASSSVEWGEYDYTTASSFYSEQDGYLSLVASEDTESGLGGFGDYALIASQVPEPAQLAAILGLLALLVAYRRRLRAKR; translated from the coding sequence ATGAATGCGAGATTCGACGCGTGTGCGAAGTGGGCCATGGCCCCCCTGTTCTCCATGCTGCTGGCATGTCCCTCTGGTTACGCTTCCTTTACGGCCTCCGGTCATATCATTCCCAACAACATCGACTGGACCCAGTCCACGGTGTCTGTCTCCAGCAATCTGTATGTCGCTTATAGCGCTAATGGTAGTTTGATTGTCGATGGCGGCAGCATCTTGTCGAATACCTATGGTTATATCGGGTTTAATCCAGGGGCCACTGGCGAGGTGACGGTGACCGGAAGCGGTTCGACCTGGACGAATAACGGAAATCTGTATGTCGGTAATTCCGGGAATGGCAAGCTGACGATTGCAGCGGGCGCCAGCGTTTCAGATTCCACGGTCTACATCGGAAATGGTGCCGTCTCCAGCGGTGAAGTGACAGTGACGGGTGACGGTTCTACCTGGACGAATTCCAATTACCTGTATGTCGGCTATATCGGCGATGGTACGCTGACGATTGAAGATGGCGCGGACGTTTCAAGCGCCTACGGCTATATCGGATATTTCTCCGGCTCAAGTGGCGATGTGACGGTGACCGGGGCCGGTTCGACCTGGACGAATGTCAATAGTCTGGCTGTCGGTCATTCCGGCGATGGTACGCTGACGATTGCGGAGGGCGCCAGCGTTTCAAACACCTACGGTTATATCGGATATGCCTCCGGTTCAAGTGGTGGGGTGACGGTGACCGGGGAGGATTCGACCTGGACGAATTCCTCGAAACTGTATGTCGGTAATTCCGGTTCTGGCACGCTGTCGATTGAAGATGGCGCTAGCGTTTCAAACACCGACGGTTATATCGGATATGCCTTGAGTAGCATTAGCGATGTGACGGTAACCGGTGTCGGTTCGACCTGGACGAATGCCGGTGTTCTCAATGTCGGCTACTCTGGTTCTGGCACGCTGTCGATTGCGGCGGGCGCCAGCGTTTCAAACACCTACGGTTATATCGGATATACCTCCGGCTCAAGTGGTGTAGTGACGGTAACCGGTGTCGGTTCGACCTGGACGAATTCCTCGAGACTGTATGTCGGTTCCACCGGTTCGGGCACGCTGTCGATTGAAGATGGCGCTAGCGTTTCAAACACCGACGGTTATATCGGATATGCCTCCGGCTCAAGTGGTGTAGTGACGGTAACCGGGGAAGATTCTATCTGGACGAATGCCAATAATCTGTATGTCGGTTCCACCGGTTCTGGCACGCTGACGATTGAGGCGGGCGCTAGCGTTTCTAGCGGGGCCAGCTATCTCGGTTATTATGCCAGCGGCAGTGGCGAGGCAACGGTGACCGGGGCCGGTTCAACATGGACAAACAGCGGTGTTCTCCATGTCGGGTACAGTGGTCCTAGCACGTTGACGATTGCCGATGGGGCCAGCGTTTCAAACACCAACGGCTATATCGCTTATGGCACTACAGCCAGCATCAGCGAGGCAACGGTGACCGGGGCCGGTTCGACCTGGACGAATTCCGGTACTCTGTATGTCGGGCACAATGGTTCCGGCACGTTGGCGATTGCCGATGGGGCCAGCGTTGGCGTGACGGGCACGACCTATGTTTCATACAATACCGGTTCGACCGGGAGTATCGCGTTCAATGGCGGCAGCCTGAGCACGAGCGGATTCTATGCGGATGCCAGTGAACTGAGCGGAACGGGCACGATCAGCGCGAACGGCCTGGTCGGGAGCGGCTTCGATTCATTTGTTTTCGACAACAGCTCGGTTGCCTCGATCAATAAGGTTGATGGCGAGGACACGCTGACCATCACAGTGACAGCCGATGGCATCAAGACCGCGAACATCGGTACCGGTATTGACGTTATCAACGGAGCGCAGGTAACCTTTGCCAGAGGATATCTGGGGTATGCGAGTGGAGATTCCACCGCGGCAACGGTGAGTGGGAATGGATCGGCGCTGACGACTTCCTCCGAACTGTATGTCGGTTACAATGGTGCCAGCACGCTGACTATCGCAGACGGGGGAAGCGTTTCAAACACTACCGCTACCTCCGGCTACATCGGATATGCCACCGGTGCCAGTGGCGAGGTCACGGTGACCGGAGAAGGCTCGACCTGGACGAATTCCGGGACTCTGTATGTCGGGTACAATGGTTCCGGCACGTTGGCGATTGCGGATGGGGCCAGCGTTGGCGTGGCGGGCACGACCTATGTTTCATACAATACCGCCTCGACCGGGAGTATCGCGTTCGATGGCGGCAGCCTGAGTACGAAAGGTTTCTATGCGAATGCCAGTGAACTGAGCGGAACGGGCACGATCAGCGCGAACGGCCTGATCGGGAGCGGCTTCGATTCATTTGTTTTCGACAACAGCTCGGTTGCCTCGATCAATAAGGTTGATGGCGAGGATACGCTGACCGTCACGGTCACAGCCGATGGCACCAACACGGCTGACATCGGTACCAGTTTTGACGTTATCAACGGAGCGCAGGTGTTCTTTGCGGGCGCCTATCTTGGGTATGCGAGTGGAGATTCAGCAGTGGCCACCGTAAGCGGGATTGGCTCGGGTTTGACGACTTCCAGTACTCTCTATGTCGGTAACTTTGGTACCGGCACGCTGACCGTCTCTGAGGGCGCTAGCGTATCAAGCCAAAGCATCCGTATCGGAAATGGCATCGGAACCACGAGCGAGGTAACGGTGAGCGGGAATGGATCGGCGCTGACGACTTCCAGTACTCTCTATGTCGGTAGCAGTGGTACCGGCACGCTGACCATCGCCGATCATGCGAAGGTAACAACGGGCTCGGCCTTAAGGGTATACAACAGCAGCAGTGCTTTAAATCTGGGCCTCTCCGGCAGTAACGACACGCTGCTTAAAATCGGTAGCGAGTCAGTACCCTCAGCCGGTCTCGTCAACAACGGCACGGTTAATGCCTTTGCCATCGGCAGCATGGCCGCGGGGGTCTATACGCCGATCGAGATCGGCTCGTCGGCCACCTATAGCGGGACGGGATCGTATCGTGCCTTTGGCGGTACCTGGGTCGTTTCCTCCTCATCCTACACACTGACGATCAACGAACTGACCGCGAGCAGCTACGGCGCCTACAGCGGTCCGCTGGCCGGACTCCGCCTGGCCTATGGGAACGGCGATCTGATTGTTGCCCTGGCCAGCGATAGCGCCGGAACTGACTTCTCGGTGACAGAAATCACGGACACTGAGCTGGAAAACCTCGTCGCCGCCTACTCGCTCTCCAGCACCGATGCGGATATCGACGACGCGCTCCTGTGCTTCAACGTGTCGGGGTATCTGGACGACTATGTGCTCTTGTACCGCGCCAGTTCATCCGTCGAATGGGGCGAGTACGATTACACGACGGCGAGCAGCTTCTACTCGGAGCAGGACGGCTACCTGAGCCTGGTCGCGAGCGAGGATACTGAAAGCGGCCTGGGCGGCTTTGGCGACTACGCGCTGATCGCGTCGCAGGTTCCCGAGCCCGCACAGCTTGCCGCCATCCTCGGTCTGCTCGCGCTACTGGTTGCCTACCGCCGCCGCCTGCGCGCCAAGCGCTAA